In the Ascochyta rabiei chromosome 17, complete sequence genome, one interval contains:
- a CDS encoding putative diacylglycerol O-acyltransferase tgs1, with protein sequence MTEDAWFGVTPEPIANKIAAHIAESALKEKTVIVDAFAGVGGNAIALARSGRWERVFAIEKDPKTLKCAKHNAEIYGVANKIFWLAGDCFETIRTSYGEDDVFDLTKMEPYNLEKLYRSFTKYSKEVVLYLPRNSDLNQIARYVPEGQKLEVAHYAIMAASKALCVYFGDFNFDVAEDEEK encoded by the exons ATGACAGAAGATGCATGGTTTGGTGTCACTCCTGAGCCTATAGCGAA CAAAATCGCTGCTCACATCGCAGAGTCGGCACTGAAGGAAAAGACTGTTATTGTTGATGCGTTCGCAGGTGTGGGCGGCAATGCGATTGCGCTGGCTCGTTCAGGTCGTTGGGAACGTGTGTTCGCTATTGAGAAGGACCCCAAGACTCTCAAATGCGCAAAGCACAACGCCGAAATTTACGGTGTTGCGAACAAGATCTTCTGGCTAGCTGGCGACTGCTTCGAGACAATAA GAACTAGCTATGGCGAGGATGACGTGTTCGATCTGACGAAAATGGAGCCCTACAACCTCGAAAAACTTTATAGGAGCTTTACAAAGTACAGCAAGGAGGTCGTTCTGTACCTTCCACGAAACTCAGACCTGAACCAGATCGCACGATACGTTCCGGAAGGACAAAAGTTAGAAGTAGCACATTATGCCATCATGGCTGCCAGCAAG GCATTGTGCGTATATTTCGGAGACTTCAACTTCGATGTTGCCGAGGACGAAGAGAAATGA
- a CDS encoding 1-phosphatidylinositol-4-phosphate 5-kinase has product MSVTTVHESQMMPLYAAEPTSDAPNFSHPHPHTPKGLPHRSPSDKSLPLRERAPNGTATQSGKTSASTPKLPANMHSPAPALPNGRPAKPASIGRRTSHDDARRSRTETDRDSLRPSMDSRANSGELLARDDGYFASVHGSESKDLLGTTHVKLGQLSPLDATREAQRDPPPHVSSPLADPNPSASLRVPASTHRVSAPPAFNNDGGSTTATPSPSQHPYRLQQRHTLEVPKPSTSRPRDSQNSTDDVVTASGRFSPTSASRRRGSMSLVRRTTRSINSDVHLDELPQDEEAARWAEHIRQKRASKRKRREDEDEDRVVVGTKVDQNHVNWVTAYNMLTGIRFTVSRTNAKVDRELTDADFDAKHKFSFDITGNELTPSAKYDFKFKDYAPWVFRHLRTTFKLDPADYLVSLTSKYILSELGSPGKSGSFFYFSRDYKYIIKTIHHAEHKFLRKILKDYYNHVQENPNTLLSQFYGLHRVKIPYGRKIHFVVMNNLFPPHRDIHRTFDLKGSTIGRDFREEDLEKNPRATLKDLNWLRRDLHLELGPTKKDAFIEQMRKDVKLMQRLHIMDYSMLVGIHDLEKGNEENLREKTLKVFQPGGEAAEEPQPNQLMRTPSKLETARKARELRQSVKTQRPVPMEQTSARMPDELEDSKKHFFFYSDDGGFQATHEDDRPGEEIYYLGIIDCLTHYSLIKRMEHFIKGLANTESQISAIPPERYGDRFVKFITGVTKTKEAADREKAEAALNPTSEAVAGISRSSTDRVMEKAEHQAEKTQRHGAPERDVPNLQMRAVRSPSAERGEIGTTLPVVEEAGEASSLGGRSNRSHDAPLRSPPPPPTQEAHATPLQRPLARDVEHGRPPPTPPKDSGTASEERPPTPPKDDHYAHNRHSGPPTPPKEMKGRSSVDKELPRTPLETTIRVN; this is encoded by the exons ATGAGCGTGACGACCGTCCATGAGTCTCAGATGATGCCCCTGTACGCGGCCGAGCCCACCAGCGACGCCCCCAACTTCTCCCACCCGCACCCACACACACCCAAGGGCCTGCCGCACCGCTCCCCGTCCGACAAGTCGCTCCCCCTGCGTGAGCGCGCCCCCAATGGCACCGCGACCCAGTCCGGCAAGACGAGCGCCAGCACACCCAAGCTGCCTGCAAATATGCATTCTCCCGCACCCGCCCTGCCCAACGGCCGCCCCGCCAAGCCCGCGAGCATCGGCCGCCGCACATCGCACGACGACGCCCGCCGGAGCAGGACGGAGACGGACCGCGACAGCCTGCGCCCGTCCATGGACAGCCGCGCCAACTCGGGCGAGCTGCTGGCCCGCGACGACGGCTACTTTGCCTCGGTCCACGGCAGCGAGTCCAAGGACCTGCTGGGCACCACCCACGTCAAGCTGGGCCAGCTGAGCCCTCTCGACGCCACACGCGAGGCCCAGCGCGACCCGCCCCCCCACGTCTCCTCGCCGCTCGCCGACCCCAACCCCAGCGCCAGCCTGCGCGTCCCCGCCTCGACACACCGCGTCTCTGCCCCGCCGGCCTTCAACAACGACGGCGgctccaccaccgccacgcCCTCGCCGTCACAGCACCCCTACCGCCTGCAGCAGCGCCACACCCTCGAGGTCCCCAAGCCGTCCACCTCGCGCCCCCGCGACTCACAGAACAGCACCGATGACGTAGTCACGGCGAGCGGGAGGTTCTCCCCAACCTCTGCTTCTCGCCGCAGAGGTTCCATGTCCCTTGTCCGCCGCACCACACGCTCCATCAACTCAGACGTGCACCTCGACGAGCTGCCTCAAGACGAAGAAGCCGCGCGCTGGGCCGAGCACATACGCCAGAAGCGAGCGAGCAAGCGCAAGCGGAGagaagacgaggacgaggaccgCGTCGTGGTCGGCACAAAGGTCGACCAGAACCACGTCAACTGGGTCACCGCCTACAACATGCTCACTGGAATCCGATTTACCGTGTCGAGAACCAATGCCAAGGTGGACCGCGAACTCACAGACGCCGACTTCGATGCCAAGCACAAGTTCTCGTTCGACATCACCGGCAACGAGCTCACTCCCTCGGCAAAATACGACTTCAAGTTCAAGGACTACGCGCCCTGGGTCTTCCGCCACCTCCGCACCACCTTCAAGCTCGACCCCGCCGACTACCTTGTATCGCTAACGAGCAAGTACATACTGTCTGAGCTGGGCTCGCCCGGCAAGAGCGGCAGCTTCTTTTATTTCTCCCGCGACTACAAATACATCATCAAGACCATCCACCACGCCGAACACAAGTTCCTCAGGAAGATTCTGAAGGACTACTACAACCACGTACAAGAAAACCCAAACACGCTTCTTTCCCAGTTTTACGGCCTTCACCGCGTTAAGATACCCTACGGACGCAAGATCCACTTCGTTGTCATGAACAACCTGTTTCCGCCGCATCGAGACATTCACCGCACTTTTGATCTGAAGGGGTCCACCATTGGACGCGATTTCCGAGAAGAGGATTTGGAAAAGAACCCCCGCGCAACACTAAAGGACCTCAACTGGCTACGAAGGGATTTGCATTTGGAGCTGGGGCCGACGAAAAAGGACGCATTCATTGAGCAGATGCGAAAGGACGTCAAGCTGATGCAGAGGTTACACATCATGGACTACTCCATGCTTGTCGGTATCCACGACCTCGAGAAGGGCAACGAAGAAAACCTCCGCGAAAAGACCTTGAAAGTCTTCCAGCCAGGCGGTGAGGCCGCCGAAGAACCCCAACCCAACCAACTGATGCGGACACCCTCCAAGTTGGAGACTGCACGTAAAGCGAGGGAGCTTCGACAGTCAGTCAAGACACAAAGGCCAGTGCCCATGGAACAAACCTCTGCCAGGATGCCGGATGAATTAGAGGATTCTAAGAAgcacttcttcttctactcgGATGACGGCGGCTTCCAAGCTACACATGAGGACGACCGTCCTGGGGAAGAGATCTACTACCTTGGTATCATCGACTGCTTGACACAC TACTCTCTGATCAAACGAATGGAACACTTCATCAAGGGTCTTGCCAACACGGAATCTCAAATCTCCGCCATTCCGCCCGAACGATACGGAGACCGGTTCGTCAAGTTCATCACCGGCGTAACCAAGACCAAAGAAGCAGCAGATCGAGAAAAGGCGGAAGCAGCCCTAAACCCCACAAGCGAAGCTGTCGCCGGCATCTCACGTAGCTCCACAGACCGTGTTATGGAAAAAGCCGAACACCAGGCCGAAAAGACACAGCGCCACGGCGCCCCAGAACGTGACGTCCCCAATCTCCAAATGCGCGCGGTTCGTAGCCCATCAGCGGAGCGAGGCGAAATCGGCACCACACTACCCGTCGTTGAGGAAGCAGGCGAGGCCTCCAGTCTCGGCGGCCGTAGCAACAGGAGTCACGACGCTCCGCTCCGCTCCCCACCCCCACCGCCAACGCAAGAAGCACATGCCACGCCCCTCCAAAGACCTTTGGCGCGAGACGTAGAACACGGCAGGCCACCGCCCACACCACCAAAAGACTCTGGCACCGCGAGCGAGGAGCGGCCGCCCACACCGCCCAAGGACGATCATTATGCGCACAACAGGCACTCTGGgccgccgacgccgccgAAGGAGATGAAGGGCAGGAGCTCGGTGGACAAGGAGTTGCCACGGACGCCGTTGGAGACAACCATCCGGGTCAACTAA